A single Anopheles funestus chromosome 2RL, idAnoFuneDA-416_04, whole genome shotgun sequence DNA region contains:
- the LOC125761708 gene encoding transcription termination factor 5, mitochondrial, with protein sequence MLRLRIYCRTMCTKVVKENVTSPDAARLYAPHIGADYRVVHRWLLNNPALLELDREETIKKLSYLKYVHVTPDEILEQPHVLFNHLVTLENRTTILRECGLVEGLTLNAIGNYLKLIRKSIVLLKRNHLIPKDLDMYEQLKRQFECTVEPNLRWDDRTLLQDMRIAFYNEFLTKRLDFGATEIDKLWKSYSKIKHKSFGHTQRVIDILQYDYKFSRDKLVANMYLLHADPENLLRFPEEVPTISGMELKEIVAKYPKITMVNHNSVKRVIGILKQLDIPDGEVLKCLAIFTLSPRTIEYRLERLTHIKEFEVLMKHPRVLRLIQYHTKAAIRLEYLQQLKVRCASLDVLSSNSQNFERYVREGCDRTKGKDTSHVLKHIFKERGEAAVQTIKRHPNWFHVPVLQMQETVDKLRKKKFTLDDIFNNIHILLYPLNRIEEKLTLLQNDDPKLQEELGVELYRANRTQILALALYLVELDFHFTGDGVWPEQIQQSDSSSTINVELPSSLSSEYKFGKKPPNATNSPT encoded by the exons ATGCTTCGCTTACGAATATACTGTCGCACTATGTGCACAAAAGTagtgaaagaaaatgttaccaGTCCAGATGCTGCTCGGCTATATGCACCCCATATAG GTGCCGATTACAGAGTGGTCCATCGATGGCTATTAAACAATCCAGCACTGCTGGAGTTGGATCGGGAAGAGACAATTAAGAAATTATCCTACCTCAAGTATGTTCATGTTACGCCTGATGAAATCTTGGAACAACCACACGTCCTGTTTAATCATCTCGTTACGCTGGAAAATCGTACCACAATCTTAAGAGAGTGCGGATTAGTGGAGGGTCTTACGCTAAATGCCATTGGAAATTATCTGAAATTGATACGCAAGAGTATAGTGCTGCTGAAGCGTAATCACTTGATTCCAAAAGATTTGGATATGTACGAACAGTTGAAGCGCCAGTTCGAGTGTACGGTGGAACCGAACCTTCGCTGGGACGATCGTACGCTTCTACAAGATATGCGCATTGCATTCTACAACGAATTTCTCACCAAACGGCTCGACTTTGGTGCAACAGAAATCGACAAATTGTGGAAATCGTATTcgaaaatcaaacataaaagCTTCGGTCATACCCAACGTGTCATCGACATACTTCAATACGATTATAAGTTTAGCCGCGATAAGCTAGTGGCCAACATGTATTTGCTTCATGCGGATCCGGAAAATTTGTTGCGTTTTCCGGAAGAAGTACCTACGATCAGTGGAATGGAGCTGAAGGAAATTGTGGCAAAGTATCCGAAAATTACGATGGTAAACCACAATTCGGTGAAACGGGTGATCGGCATTTTAAAACAGTTAGACATCCCGGACGGAGAAGTGTTGAAATGTTTGGCAATATTCACACTCTCACCGAGAACGATAGAATATCGGCTGGAACGATTAACGCACATAAAAGAGTTTGAGGTACTGATGAAACATCCACGAGTGTTGCGTTTGATACAGTACCATACGAAGGCCGCCATACGGTTGGAATATTTGCAGCAACTGAAGGTTCGCTGTGCCTCGCTAGATGTGCTGTCGAGTAATTCCCAAAACTTTGAGAG GTACGTCCGCGAAGGTTGTGACCGCACGAAAGGCAAAGATACCAGCCATGTACTGAAACACATATTTAAGGAACGTGGTGAAGCCGCAGTACAAACAATCAAGCGCCATCCCAATTGGTTTCACGTGCCGGTGTTACAAATGCAGGAAACGGTTGACAAGTTGCGGAAGAAAAAGTTCACTCTGgatgatatttttaacaacattCACATTCTGCTTTATCCACT GAATCGAATAGAAGAAAAGCTGACGTTGCTTCAAAACGATGATCCAAAGCTCCAGGAAGAACTGGGCGTGGAGCTGTACAGAGCGAACAGAACACAGATATTAGCGCTGGCATTGTACTTGGTAGAGCTGGATTTCCATTTCACTGGCGATGGTGTATGGCCGGAGCAGATACAGCAGAGCGATTCAAGCTCAACGATTAACGTGGAACTGCCGAGCAGTTTAAGCAGCGAATACAAGTTTGGCAAAAAGCCACCAAATGCCACCAACAGTCCCACGTGA
- the LOC125761696 gene encoding transportin-3 isoform X2, with translation MEPPTAEAVLQGVFTLYNDPNNVEKEKASKWLEEFQRSIHSWKIADELLRQKHDLNSCTFAAQTMRNKIQNSFHELPETAHESLRQSLLEHLSHITMETKSVIVTQLSLALADLALLMSSWQKPVATLLQRFSSNPNMMYALIELLTLIPEEVNSRHLRLGANRRKEILLDLEADSTLVSEYLTLCLVNGNDNEQLRSKILKCFTSWVQINAFKLPEISDSMIIVYCFQLLSSGTTSPDLHESATDCLCSLLTCMELNNTRGGLDDKLFSGIMCLEEAYNMSVAQEDLDKSMNLCRLFTVLVESNLTWMVALSYDDTPHYSVKSLDLVLNCVGHYDYEVAEITFNMWYRLSEDLYHRNNYKLSAHFKPYVERLIAALYKHSQLDPDHDGLVEEGGSFKDFRFKVSEIIKDVIFIVSSVSCFKQMFVILQSSNVSWESSEAALFIMQNVARNILPEESEVVPKVVEAILNLPENCHIAIRYTSISILGELCDWIDSNPETLQPVLNFLLFALQQKNGLATAAANSLQLICSSCKKHMLGHISGLMEIARCLDSFDIQTESAIGLLKGISIIIGRLPGPQLTPAMQELCSFQLEALSRLTNGEIDGLDGKKCRSDPAFWLDRLASIYRHVNPTVGSNEVNPCAFVIINNWNVLSRALERYKNDSKIMERIVRCIRYAIRCIGKQAMPILEPLVKQIITIYSGHNHSCLLYLGSILVDEFAYEEGCTQGLLNMLQAFIEPTFGVLQMENGLKNHPDMVDDFFRLATRFIQRAPLQFLQSPLVTPIIQCGLLACTLDHREANISVMRFFCSLLRHDRPNDLEPMVRSILSSHGEALIMNLLYASVFCLHSNMLSDVAEVFVEIKQHSPLQLEEHVKKAVDSLPKKNSGGSVTVTHDQMVQFVSNIVKSQTPRATTQTLQDFARLYR, from the exons ATGGAACCACCGACTGCAGAAGCGGTACTGCAAGGCGTTTTCACTCTGTACAACGATCCGAATAATGTGGAAAAGGAGAAAGCCTCAAAGTGGTTGGAAGAATTTCAGCGATCG aTTCATTCCTGGAAGATAGCCGATGAGCTACTGCGGCAGAAACATGATCTTAATTCCTGCACATTCGCTGCCCAGACGATGCGTAACAAGATACAGAACAGTTTTCACGAACTGCCGGAAACGGCGCACGAATCACTGCGGCAGTCGCTGCTGGAACATCTTAGCCACATTACGATGGAAACAAAGTCGGTGATCGTGACGCAGCTGTCGCTTGCGTTGGCCGATCTGGCACTGCTGATGTCTTCCTGGCAGAAGCCGGTGGCCACGCTGTTGCAACGCTTCTCGAGCAATCCGAACATGATGTACGCACTGATCGAGCTGCTGACGCTGATACCGGAGGAAGTGAACTCGCGGCACCTGCGGCTCGGTGCGAACCGGCGGAAAGAGATACTGCTCGATCTGGAGGCGGACTCCACACTGGTGAGCGAGTATTTGACGCTGTGTCTCGTGAATGGCAACGACAACGAACAGCTCCGCTCGAAgatattgaaatgtttcacctcCTGGGTGCAGATCAATGCATTTAAGCTGCCGGAGATCAGTGATAGCATGATCATCGTCTATTGCTTCCAGCTGCTCAGTAGCGGCACGACCAGTCCGGATTTACACGAGTCGGCCACGGATTGTCTGTGCTCGTTGCTGACCTGCATGGAGCTGAACAATACGCGCGGTGGCCTGGACGATAAGCTGTTCAGTGGTATCATGTGTCTGGAGGAGGCGTACAACATGTCGGTCGCACAGGAAGATCTGGACAAATCGATGAATCTGTGCCGCTTGTTCACGGTGCTGGTGGAGAGCAATTTGACGTGGATGGTGGCCTTATCGTATGACGACACGCCGCACTATTCGGTGAAATCGCTCGACCTGGTGCTAAACTGTGTCGGGCATTACGATTACGAAGTGGCTGAGATTACCTTCAACATGTGGTACCGGTTGAGTGAAGATTTGTACCATCGGAACAATTACAAGCTTTCGGCGCACTTCAAGCCGTACGTGGAGCGTCTCATAGCGGCACTGTACAAGCATTCGCAGCTCGATCCCGATCATGATGGGTTGGTGGAAGAGGGTGGATCATTTAAG GATTTCCGATTCAAGGTTTCAGAAATAATCAAGGACGTTATATTTATTGTCAGCTCGGTCAGCTGTTTCAAGCAGATGTTTGTAATACTGCAAAGCTCGAACGTGTCGTGGGAATCGAGTGAAGCGGCGCTGTTCATCATGCAGAACGTGGCGCGCAATATCCTGCC TGAGGAGAGCGAAGTCGTACCGAAGGTGGTCGAGGCGATACTGAACCTGCCGGAAAACTGTCACATCGCGATCCGATACACGTCGATCAGCATTTTGGGCGAACTGTGCGACTGGATTGATTCGAACCCGGAAACGTTGCAGCCCGTGCTGAACTTCCTGCTGTTTGCGCTGCAGCAAAAGAACGGCCTAGCGACAGCGGCCGCCAACTCACTGCAATTGATCTGCTCGTCGTGTAAAAAACATATGCTCGGCCACATTAGTGGGCTGATGGAGATAGCGCGGTGTCTGGACAGCTTCGACATACAGACGGAATCGGCAATCGGTTTGCTGAAGGGTATATCCATCATAATCGGCAGGCTGCCGGGTCCTCAGCTTACACCGGCGATGCAAGAACTGTGCAGCTTCCAGTTGGAGGCACTCAGCCGGCTAACGAACGGTGAAATTGATGGGTTGGATGGTAAAAAGTGTCGCTCCGATCCGGCGTTCTGGCTGGACCGGTTAGCATCAATCTACCGGCACGTTAACCCAACCGTCGGTAGCAACGAGGTAAACCCGTGCGCGTtcgtcatcatcaacaactGGAACGTGCTGTCGCGGGCACTCGAGCGGTATAAGAACGATTCGAAAATTATGGAACGGATCGTGCGCTGCATCCGGTACGCCATACGGTGTATCGGGAAGCAGGCGATGCCGATACTGGAACCGTTGGTGAAGCAAATCATCACCATCTATTCCGGGCACAATCACAGCTGTCTGCTGTACCTGGGGAGCATCCTGGTGGATGAGTTTGCGTACGAGGAAGGTTGCACCCAGGGTTTGCTGAACATGCTGCAGGCATTTATCGAACCAACGTTCGGTGTGCTGCAGATGGAGAATGGACTTAAAAACCATCCCGACATGGTGGATGATTTCTTCCGGCTCGCTACACGGTTCATACAGCGAGCCCCACTGCAATTCCTACAGTCACCGCTGGTAACGCCAATCATACAGTGCGGACTGCTGGCGTGTACGCTTGATCACCGCGAGGCCAACATATCTGTGATGCGTTTCTTCTGCAGCTTGTTGCGCCACGATCGGCCCAACGATCTCGAACCGATGGTACGGTCCATACTGTCATCGCACGGTGAGGCACTGATCATGAACCTGCTGTACGCGTCCGTCTTCTGTCTGCactcgaacatgctgtcggacgTGGCGGAAGTATTTGTCGAGATTAAGCAACACAGTCCATTACAACTAGAAGAGCACGTTAAGAAGGCGGTCGACTCACTGCCAAAGAAGAATAGTGGCGGTTCCGTGACGGTAACGCACGACCAGATGGTACAATTTGTATCGAACATTGTCAA ATCCCAAACACCAAGGGCCACGACGCAAACACTGCAAGACTTTGCGCGACTATATCGATAG
- the LOC125761696 gene encoding transportin-3 isoform X1, whose product MEPPTAEAVLQGVFTLYNDPNNVEKEKASKWLEEFQRSIHSWKIADELLRQKHDLNSCTFAAQTMRNKIQNSFHELPETAHESLRQSLLEHLSHITMETKSVIVTQLSLALADLALLMSSWQKPVATLLQRFSSNPNMMYALIELLTLIPEEVNSRHLRLGANRRKEILLDLEADSTLVSEYLTLCLVNGNDNEQLRSKILKCFTSWVQINAFKLPEISDSMIIVYCFQLLSSGTTSPDLHESATDCLCSLLTCMELNNTRGGLDDKLFSGIMCLEEAYNMSVAQEDLDKSMNLCRLFTVLVESNLTWMVALSYDDTPHYSVKSLDLVLNCVGHYDYEVAEITFNMWYRLSEDLYHRNNYKLSAHFKPYVERLIAALYKHSQLDPDHDGLVEEGGSFKDFRFKVSEIIKDVIFIVSSVSCFKQMFVILQSSNVSWESSEAALFIMQNVARNILPEIMELGEREIPTSRFNQLCEESEVVPKVVEAILNLPENCHIAIRYTSISILGELCDWIDSNPETLQPVLNFLLFALQQKNGLATAAANSLQLICSSCKKHMLGHISGLMEIARCLDSFDIQTESAIGLLKGISIIIGRLPGPQLTPAMQELCSFQLEALSRLTNGEIDGLDGKKCRSDPAFWLDRLASIYRHVNPTVGSNEVNPCAFVIINNWNVLSRALERYKNDSKIMERIVRCIRYAIRCIGKQAMPILEPLVKQIITIYSGHNHSCLLYLGSILVDEFAYEEGCTQGLLNMLQAFIEPTFGVLQMENGLKNHPDMVDDFFRLATRFIQRAPLQFLQSPLVTPIIQCGLLACTLDHREANISVMRFFCSLLRHDRPNDLEPMVRSILSSHGEALIMNLLYASVFCLHSNMLSDVAEVFVEIKQHSPLQLEEHVKKAVDSLPKKNSGGSVTVTHDQMVQFVSNIVKSQTPRATTQTLQDFARLYR is encoded by the exons ATGGAACCACCGACTGCAGAAGCGGTACTGCAAGGCGTTTTCACTCTGTACAACGATCCGAATAATGTGGAAAAGGAGAAAGCCTCAAAGTGGTTGGAAGAATTTCAGCGATCG aTTCATTCCTGGAAGATAGCCGATGAGCTACTGCGGCAGAAACATGATCTTAATTCCTGCACATTCGCTGCCCAGACGATGCGTAACAAGATACAGAACAGTTTTCACGAACTGCCGGAAACGGCGCACGAATCACTGCGGCAGTCGCTGCTGGAACATCTTAGCCACATTACGATGGAAACAAAGTCGGTGATCGTGACGCAGCTGTCGCTTGCGTTGGCCGATCTGGCACTGCTGATGTCTTCCTGGCAGAAGCCGGTGGCCACGCTGTTGCAACGCTTCTCGAGCAATCCGAACATGATGTACGCACTGATCGAGCTGCTGACGCTGATACCGGAGGAAGTGAACTCGCGGCACCTGCGGCTCGGTGCGAACCGGCGGAAAGAGATACTGCTCGATCTGGAGGCGGACTCCACACTGGTGAGCGAGTATTTGACGCTGTGTCTCGTGAATGGCAACGACAACGAACAGCTCCGCTCGAAgatattgaaatgtttcacctcCTGGGTGCAGATCAATGCATTTAAGCTGCCGGAGATCAGTGATAGCATGATCATCGTCTATTGCTTCCAGCTGCTCAGTAGCGGCACGACCAGTCCGGATTTACACGAGTCGGCCACGGATTGTCTGTGCTCGTTGCTGACCTGCATGGAGCTGAACAATACGCGCGGTGGCCTGGACGATAAGCTGTTCAGTGGTATCATGTGTCTGGAGGAGGCGTACAACATGTCGGTCGCACAGGAAGATCTGGACAAATCGATGAATCTGTGCCGCTTGTTCACGGTGCTGGTGGAGAGCAATTTGACGTGGATGGTGGCCTTATCGTATGACGACACGCCGCACTATTCGGTGAAATCGCTCGACCTGGTGCTAAACTGTGTCGGGCATTACGATTACGAAGTGGCTGAGATTACCTTCAACATGTGGTACCGGTTGAGTGAAGATTTGTACCATCGGAACAATTACAAGCTTTCGGCGCACTTCAAGCCGTACGTGGAGCGTCTCATAGCGGCACTGTACAAGCATTCGCAGCTCGATCCCGATCATGATGGGTTGGTGGAAGAGGGTGGATCATTTAAG GATTTCCGATTCAAGGTTTCAGAAATAATCAAGGACGTTATATTTATTGTCAGCTCGGTCAGCTGTTTCAAGCAGATGTTTGTAATACTGCAAAGCTCGAACGTGTCGTGGGAATCGAGTGAAGCGGCGCTGTTCATCATGCAGAACGTGGCGCGCAATATCCTGCC AGAGATTATGGAATTGGGAGAGCGTGAGATACCAACGTCGAGATTCAACCAGCTTTG TGAGGAGAGCGAAGTCGTACCGAAGGTGGTCGAGGCGATACTGAACCTGCCGGAAAACTGTCACATCGCGATCCGATACACGTCGATCAGCATTTTGGGCGAACTGTGCGACTGGATTGATTCGAACCCGGAAACGTTGCAGCCCGTGCTGAACTTCCTGCTGTTTGCGCTGCAGCAAAAGAACGGCCTAGCGACAGCGGCCGCCAACTCACTGCAATTGATCTGCTCGTCGTGTAAAAAACATATGCTCGGCCACATTAGTGGGCTGATGGAGATAGCGCGGTGTCTGGACAGCTTCGACATACAGACGGAATCGGCAATCGGTTTGCTGAAGGGTATATCCATCATAATCGGCAGGCTGCCGGGTCCTCAGCTTACACCGGCGATGCAAGAACTGTGCAGCTTCCAGTTGGAGGCACTCAGCCGGCTAACGAACGGTGAAATTGATGGGTTGGATGGTAAAAAGTGTCGCTCCGATCCGGCGTTCTGGCTGGACCGGTTAGCATCAATCTACCGGCACGTTAACCCAACCGTCGGTAGCAACGAGGTAAACCCGTGCGCGTtcgtcatcatcaacaactGGAACGTGCTGTCGCGGGCACTCGAGCGGTATAAGAACGATTCGAAAATTATGGAACGGATCGTGCGCTGCATCCGGTACGCCATACGGTGTATCGGGAAGCAGGCGATGCCGATACTGGAACCGTTGGTGAAGCAAATCATCACCATCTATTCCGGGCACAATCACAGCTGTCTGCTGTACCTGGGGAGCATCCTGGTGGATGAGTTTGCGTACGAGGAAGGTTGCACCCAGGGTTTGCTGAACATGCTGCAGGCATTTATCGAACCAACGTTCGGTGTGCTGCAGATGGAGAATGGACTTAAAAACCATCCCGACATGGTGGATGATTTCTTCCGGCTCGCTACACGGTTCATACAGCGAGCCCCACTGCAATTCCTACAGTCACCGCTGGTAACGCCAATCATACAGTGCGGACTGCTGGCGTGTACGCTTGATCACCGCGAGGCCAACATATCTGTGATGCGTTTCTTCTGCAGCTTGTTGCGCCACGATCGGCCCAACGATCTCGAACCGATGGTACGGTCCATACTGTCATCGCACGGTGAGGCACTGATCATGAACCTGCTGTACGCGTCCGTCTTCTGTCTGCactcgaacatgctgtcggacgTGGCGGAAGTATTTGTCGAGATTAAGCAACACAGTCCATTACAACTAGAAGAGCACGTTAAGAAGGCGGTCGACTCACTGCCAAAGAAGAATAGTGGCGGTTCCGTGACGGTAACGCACGACCAGATGGTACAATTTGTATCGAACATTGTCAA ATCCCAAACACCAAGGGCCACGACGCAAACACTGCAAGACTTTGCGCGACTATATCGATAG